The following proteins are encoded in a genomic region of Pyrus communis chromosome 11, drPyrComm1.1, whole genome shotgun sequence:
- the LOC137708032 gene encoding uncharacterized protein: MSSKWRAIQHRHRYTYNTVVFPATYTDSLNSLPPQIATSKFFSLLKELVSLNSTYSQLNHTKGLAAAFGDVLACGDEALVSEAAPFYLELLFLENSLPLHKTLVSVLAKARTFQPLIRRCYRKLCEDYGGGRGKRFCVSRSALSVMGMPKLGFLVEIVEECAVLIASDTVSSLDALISETKAYSRPSPIVMEQCQEALSCLYYLLQRFPSKFEEFNGGSDNDGRLNVLEMSVTVVLSVLKSVAFSRDCYVAAGVSFCAALQVCLGPEELGLFIIEGIFHPTDCISSLDANADSERRNVIAKLPYKGDMYTEIRSLSDMSRLCLIRGILTAVSRAVLNTHFDVSKGSSNGYESHTSGGNCVKTILYDGILPELCNYCENPTDSHFNFHALTVLQMCLQQIKTSMLASLTITSKDYDPIPVEMGTRILRIIWNNLEDPLSQTVKQVHLIFDLFLDIRSTLRWSEGSERIRSFLQSIASDLLRLGPRCKGRYVPLGSLTKRLGAKTMLDMSPGLLFQTAHAYIDDDVCCALTSFLKILLEDLRNECWRSDGIEGGYVLYRGHCLPPFLSGLASGVSKLRSNLNTYALPILLEVDEDSIFAMLAFISVGLSKGESQLLCPELYHGNMELRVEQKVAILVSLLKVSRLLALLEGDIDYAAHENFGELETNFPDRHALVSIKGIKVEVCVEWLVLALTHVDDSLRVDAAETLFLNPKTASLPSHLELMLLKEAVPLNMRCCSTAFQMKWSSLFRKFFARVRTALERQFKQGRWQPLEHSNSNGMHPSNGSEHTEANRASDLFYFMRWLSSFLFFSCYPSAPYKRKIMAMELILIMLNVWSIVPATQEKNGSLCVEDRLYPYNKGMTSPDSTLLLVGSIIDSWDKLRENSFRILLHFPTPLPGISDEGMVKNVILWAKKLVCSPRVRETDAGALTLRLIFRKYVLQLGWTVQASVNVACLRTESAMENGDNQTYNTGYPVMEYVRSLIDWLDVSIEEGEKDLSEACRNSFVHGVLLTLRYAFEELDFNSDIAQSSISEMRHSLEKLLELVMRITSLALWVVSADAWHLPEDMDEVVDDDDSFLSEVPDEVEVKTSQLEDEDKNYKLVQSNRRSEQSVMVGCWLAMKEVSLLLGTITRKIPLPSSPSSELLDSEATSSCASDASVLMASDAMLDLKQLERIGNHFLEVLLKMKHNGAIDKTRAGFTALCNRLLCSNDPRLCKLTETWMEQLMDRTVAKGQTVDDLLRRSAGIPAAFIALFLSEPEGAPKKLLPRALRWLLDVANASIVGLVETNSSNGDMGKLPSIKSGKVFESVVPSDIDISDKVSKIRDEGVIPTVHAFNVLRAAFNDTNLAADTSGFSAEAMIVSICSFSSPHWEVRNSACQAYTALVRRMIGFLNVQKRESSRRALTGVEFFHRYPLLHPFLFKELKVATVLLADGISGQSESNLENAVHPSLCPVLILLSRLKPSTIASETGDDVDPFLLMPFIRKCSTQSNLRVRVLASRALTGLVSNEKLPTVLLNIVSELPRIDDQAALTPESSLLLHKTERRHQSSYNWIHGILLQLSSLLDTNCRNLADSSKKDQILGDLFQALLAHSWIGKPRLCPCPILNASFLKLLDHMLSIARTCHTSKKIYALRNLTLELSTECLDVKVSNGHSYYDPTMAELRQQAAVSYFSCVFQASEKMAEDVFQTPQRYSQNNSRYAEIPEMENSFAGLQERLVRSLSDSDYEVRLATLKWLLKFVTSTESGNESHDISSEIRVIQHWVRTNLQTTLVNILDVEKYHRCSYYILRILFTWNTLQFQKLGDAKCTETIYVGSMECDSVFLLWDKLISLYKVTRHAKAQQTLICCFGICVKRFAGLFTTYILIDNSDSDWLEQLTRLYSIISFFTNVIMKHSASSEPINMRMAAAESIIASGLLEQAALIGSTVFNSRIPSENSCSTFEPKEAVNFYGHQILDIWFTCIQLLEDEDDEIRERLAIGIQGSFTSKRSGSSRSGVVPTQVEKVIGSCFEHLSSIFGHWTGYFDYLLRWVLNASNREVLKGDIVRQVFDKEIDNHHEEKLFVCQLCCSQLENLPISKSWAADFLNKQQFSDYLRDWRLRFSCQLTAFAKDRIAKLGGADWVGGAGNHKDAFLPLYANLLAFHTLSKCVLNGKTGDNKHLLSDVAELGKAINPFLRNPLISNLYLLVVKSHEDAVGSNGDNVIPKLGEDAIWDGFNPYFLLS, from the exons ATGTCCTCCAAATGGCGTGCAATCCAGCACCGCCACCGCTACACCTACAACACCGTCGTATTCCCCGCCACCTACACCGATTCCCTGAATTCCCTCCCGCCGCAAATCGCCACCTCAAAGTTCTTCTCCCTCCTCAAAGAGCTAGTCTCTCTGAACTCCACCTACTCCCAGCTCAACCACACCAAGGGCCTCGCCGCTGCTTTCGGCGACGTACTCGCCTGTGGGGACGAAGCTCTGGTCTCCGAAGCGGCGCCGTTTTACTTGGAGCTTCTGTTTCTGGAAAATTCATTGCCTCTGCATAAAACTCTCGTCTCTGTTTTGGCAAAGGCGCGAACTTTCCAGCCTCTGATCCGGCGGTGCTATCGGAAGCTATGCGAAGACTACGGCGGCGGCAGGGGGAAGCGGTTCTGTGTGTCCCGGTCGGCCTTATCGGTAATGGGTATGCCAAAGTTGGGGTTTTTGGTTGAAATTGTGGAAGAATGCGCCGTTTTAATTGCATCCGATACGGTTTCGAGCTTGGATGCTCTGATTTCGGAGACGAAAGCGTACTCTCGGCCTTCTCCGATCGTTATGGAGCAATGCCAGGAGGCTCTGTCTTGTTTGTATTATCTGCTTCAGCGCTTCCCTTCGAAATTCGAGGAGTTTAATGGTGGTTCTGATAATGATGGTCGATTGAATGTGTTGGAGATGAGTGTGACTGTCGTTTTGAGCGTCCTGAAGTCGGTGGCGTTTTCGAGAGATTGTTATGTGGCTGCTGGAGTGAGCTTCTGTGCAGCTCTGCAAGTGTGTCTCGGCCCCGAAGAGCTCGGCTTGTTTATAATTGAAGGTATTTTTCACCCAACTGATTGTATTAGTAGTTTAGATGCTAATGCTGATAGTGAAAGGAGGAATGTCATTGCCAAACTTCCTTATAAAGGGGATATGTACACCGAAATTCGTAGTTTATCTGACATGAGTAGACTTTGCTTGATACGGGGGATTCTTACTGCGGTTTCGAGGGCAGTGCTTAATACCCATTTTGATGTGTCAAAGGGTAGTTCGAATGGCTACGAGAGTCATACGAGTGGTGGCAACTGCGTTAAGACTATACTGTATGATGGAATTTTGCCTGAGTTATGTAACTACTGCGAGAACCCTACCGATAGCCATTTTAACTTTCATGCGTTGACTGTGTTGCAGATGTGTTTGCAACAAATAAAAACTTCAATGTTAGCTAGTCTTACCATCACATCCAAGGATTATGATCCGATCCCAGTGGAGATGGGAACCCGGATATTGAGGATCATATGGAATAATTTGGAAGATCCTTTGAGTCAAACAGTCAAACAAGTTCATCTCATTTTTGATCTCTTCCTAGACATTCGATCCACTCTTCGCTGGTCAGAAGGTAGTGAGAGAATAAGGTCATTCTTGCAAAGCATTGCTTCAGATCTTCTTCGTCTGGGTCCTCGCTGCAAGGGAAGATATGTTCCTTTGGGTTCACTGACAAAGAGATTGGGTGCAAAAACTATGTTGGATATGAGTCCTGGCTTGCTGTTTCAGACTGCACATGCGTACATTGATGATGATGTGTGCTGTGCTCTCACGTCGTTTTTGAAGATTTTACTTGAGGACTTGCGTAACGAGTGTTGGAGAAGTGATGGTATTGAAGGTGGTTATGTGCTTTATAGGGGGCATTGTCTGCCTCCATTTTTGTCTGGACTTGCTTCTGGGGTTTCAAAGCTCCGCTCTAATTTGAACACTTATGCTCTGCCAATTTTACTTGAAGTGGACGAGGACAGTATATTTGCTATGCTTGCTTTTATTTCAGTTGGTTTGAGCAAGGGTGAAAGTCAACTGTTATGTCCTGAGCTCTATCATGGAAACATGGAACTGAGAGTTGAACAGAAAGTGGCCATCTTAGTTTCACTGCTGAAGGTATCTCGTTTACTTGCATTGCTTGAAGGGGACATTGATTACGCAGCACATGAAAATTTTGGTGAACTAGAAACAAATTTCCCCGACCGACATGCTCTTGTTTCTATCAAGGGGATAAAGGTTGAAGTTTGTGTTGAGTGGCTAGTACTGGCATTGACCCATGTTGATGATTCATTACGCGTGGATGCTGCAGAGACACTTTTCTTGAATCCCAAGACAGCTAGTTTACCTTCCCATTTAGAGCTCATGTTATTAAAGGAAGCAGTGCCATTGAACATGAGGTGTTGCTCTACAGCTTTCCAAATGAAGTGGAGTAGCTTGTTCAGAAAGTTTTTTGCTCGGGTCCGAACAGCCTTGGAGAGACAATTTAAGCAGGGACGCTGGCAACCCCTGGAGCATAGTAACAGCAATGGAATGCATCCTTCAAATGGAAGTGAACATACTGAAGCAAACAGAGCAAGCGATCTTTTTTATTTCATGAGGTGGTTAAGTTCATTTCTGTTTTTCTCTTGCTATCCGTCTGCACCTTATAAGAGAAAAATAATGGCAATGGAGCTCATTCTAATAATGCTCAATGTTTGGTCCATTGTGCCTGCTACTCAAGAAAAAAATGGTTCTTTATGTGTGGAAGACCGGCTCTATCCGTATAATAAAGGAATGACCTCACCTGATTCAACTTTGTTGTTAGTGGGATCCATAATTGATAGCTGGGACAAGCTGAGAGAGAATTCTTTTCGCATCTTGTTACATTTTCCAACCCCACTTCCTGGAATTTCAGATGAAGGTATGGTCAAGAATGTGATTTTATGGGCTAAGAAATTAGTTTGCAGTCCACGAGTGAGAGAAACTGATGCTGGAGCTCTGACCTTAAGGCTGATTTTCAGGAAGTATGTCTTACAGCTAGGATGGACTGTTCAAGCTTCAGTTAATGTAGCTTGTCTTCGTACAGAGTCTGCCATGGAAAacggagataatcaaacttatAATACTGGATATCCTGTGATGGAATATGTTAGGTCACTAATTGATTGGTTGGATGTTTCCATAGAGGAAGGGGAGAAGGATCTTTCTGAAGCTTGTCGGAACAGCTTTGTTCACGGGGTATTACTCACTCTACGATATGCTTTTGAGGAATTGGACTTCAACTCTGACATAGCACAGTCTAGTATCTCAGAGATGAGACATTCACTAGAGAAGCTCTTGGAGCTTGTAATGCGAATAACTTCTTTGGCACTTTGGGTGGTTTCTGCAGATGCTTGGCATCTCCCTGAGGACATGGATGAAGtggttgatgatgatgattcttTCTTATCAGAGGTTCCAGATGAGGTGGAGGTTAAAACATCTCAGTTGGAGGATGAAGACAAAAACTACAAACTTGTCCAGAGTAACAGGCGATCAGAACAAAGTGTAATGGTTGGCTGTTGGCTTGCGATGAAAGAG GTGAGTCTTCTTTTGGGAACTATCACAAGAAAGATTCCTTTACCAAGTAGCCCTTCCTCAGAATTATTAGATTCAGAAGCCACTTCTTCTTGTGCTTCTGATGCTTCAGTTTTGATGGCTTCCGATGCAATGCTTGATTTGAAACAACTTGAACGAATTGGGAATCACTTCTTGGAGGTCCTTTTGAAGATGAAGCACAACGGTGCAATTGATAAAACAAGGGCCGGATTTACAGCTCTTTGCAACCGTTTACTTTGTTCAAATGATCCCCG ACTTTGCAAGTTAACAGAAACCTGGATGGAGCAGCTTATGGACAGAACCGTGGCCAAGGGTCAAACAGTGGATGACTTGTTAAGGAGAAGTGCAGGTATTCCTGCTGCGTTTATAGCACTGTTCCTCTCAGAGCCAGAAGGTGCACCTAAGAAACTTCTCCCACGGGCTCTACGGTGGCTCTTAGATGTTGCTAATGCATCTATTGTGGGTCTGGTTGAAACCAACAGCTCTAATGGCGACATGGGTAAATTGCCCTCTATAAAGTCGGGCAAAGTTTTTGAGTCTGTGGTGCCGTCAGATATAGATATTAGCGACAAGGTTTCAAAGATCCGTGATGAGGGTGTCATTCCTACTGTACATGCATTCAATGTCCTCAGAGCCGCCTTCAATGATACCAACCTGGCTGCTGACACCTCAGGTTTTTCTGCTGAGGCTATGATTGTTTCAATTTGCTCCTTTTCTTCTCCCCACTGGGAGGTTCGGAACAGTGCTTGTCAGGCATACACTGCTTTGGTACGTCGGATGATTGGATTCCTTAATGTCCAAAAACGAGAGTCGTCAAGACGTGCACTAACTGGGGTTGAATTTTTTCATCG GTATCCCTTATTGCATCCATTTCTATTCAAGGAACTGAAAGTTGCGACAGTGTTGCTTGCGGACGGGATATCTGGACAATCTGAATCCAACCTAGAAAATGCTGTGCACCCAAGCTTGTGCCCCGTCTTGATTCTGTTATCCAGGCTGAAGCCATCAACAATCGCAAGTGAGACTGGAGATGACGTGGATCCTTTTTTGTTAATGCCCTTCATTAGAAAGTGCTCTACCCAAAGCAATCTAAGAGTCCGTGTTCTTGCATCTAGAGCTTTAACAGGCCTTGTATCTAATGAGAAGCTGCCAACTGTTCTCCTCAATATAGTATCCGAGTTGCCCAGAATAGATGACCAAGCTGCACTGACTCCCGAATCGTCCCTATTACTTCACAAAACTGAAAGAAGACACCAGAGTTCATATAATTGGATCCATGGAATTCTACTGCAGTTGAGTTCTCTCCTGGATACAAACTGTAGAAATCTGGCTGATTCCTCAAAGAAAGATCAGATTCTTGGTGATTTGTTTCAAGCTCTTTTAGCGCATTCATGGATCGGAAAGCCCAGATTGTGCCCTTGTCCAATCCTCAATGCTTCTTTCCTAAAGTTACTGGATCACATGCTCAGTATTGCAAGGACGTGCCATACTAGCAAAAAAATTTATGCTCTTCGCAACCTAACTTTGGAGTTATCTACAGAATGCTTAGATGTAAAGGTTTCTAACGGGCATTCATATTATGATCCAACCATGGCAGAACTCCGACAACAAGCAGCAGTCTCCTATTTCAGTTGCGTGTTTCAAGCATCAGAGAAAATGGCTGAAGATGTTTTTCAGACGCCTCAGAGGTATTCTCAGAATAATTCAAGATATGCAGAGATACCTGAAATGGAAAACTCTTTTGCGGGACTCCAGGAAAGGCTGGTCCGCTCTTTGTCAGATTCAGATTATGAAGTTCGACTTGCAACATTGAAGTGGCTGCTGAAATTCGTAACATCAACAGAATCTGGTAACGAGTCCCATGACATCAGCAGTGAGATTAGGGTTATTCAGCACTGGGTCAGAACTAACCTCCAAACGACATTGGTTAATATATTGGATGTGGAGAAGTACCACAGATGCTCATATTACATACTGAGGATTCTATTCACTTGGAACACGCTGCAGTTCCAGAAACTTGGGGATGCAAAATGCACGGAAACAATTTACGTTGGCAGTATGGAATGTGATTCTGTGTTTCTGCTTTGGGATAAGTTGATTTCCTTGTACAAGgtcacaagacatgcaaaagCTCAACAAACACTCATCTGCTGCTTCGGAATCTGCGTAAAGCGGTTTGCAGGTTTATTTACAACTTATATTCTTATTGACAACAGTGACTCTGATTGGTTAGAACAGTTGACCCGACTTTATAGCATAATTTCCTTTTTCACCAACGTAATTATGAAACATAGTGCTTCGTCTGAGCCAATAAACATGCGCATGGCAGCGGCAGAGTCTATCATAGCATCTGGTTTGCTAGAGCAAGCTGCGCTTATCGGTTCCACTGTATTCAATAGCCGAATCCCTTCTGAAAATTCATGCTCAACTTTTGAACCAAAAGAAGCGGTTAATTTCTACGGGCATCAAATACTAGATATATGGTTCACATGTATCCAGCTGCTGgaggatgaagatgatgagATTAGAGAAAGGCTTGCCATTGGTATTCAGGGGAGTTTTACGAGCAAAAGATCTGGAAGCTCTCGTAGTGGAGTTGTTCCCACTCAAGTGGAGAAAGTGATCGGGTCTTGTTTTGAGCATCTATCTTCCATCTTTGGTCACTGGACTGGGTATTTCGATTATCTTTTACGCTGGGTGCTGAATGCATCAAATCGTGAGGTGCTGAAAGGAGATATTGTGAGACAGGTATTTGATAAGGAGATCGATAATCATCATGAGGAAAAGCTGTTCGTCTGTCAACTATGCTGTTCGCAACTGGAGAACCTTCCGATTTCAAAATCTTGGGCAGCTGACTTTCTAAACAAGCAACAGTTTAGTGATTATCTACGCGATTGGAGACTCAGATTTTCTTGCCAGTTGACTGCATTTGCCAAGGACCGCATCGCGAAACTAGGTGGAGCTGATTGGGTTGGTGGAGCGGGCAACCACAAGGATGCATTTCTGCCGCTTTATGCCAATTTGCTTGCCTTTCATACCCTCTCGAAGTGCGTACTCAACGGGAAAACTGGTGATAACAAGCATCTACTGTCTGATGTTGCAGAACTCGGTAAAGCTATCAATCCGTTTCTCAGGAACCCTTTGATCTCTAACCTGTATTTGTTGGTCGTTAAATCGCACGAGGATGCTGTTGGCTCCAACGGTGACAACGTGATCCCGAAATTGGGAGAGGATGCAATATGGGATGGATTCAATCCCTATTTTCTTCTTAGTTAA
- the LOC137707923 gene encoding cullin-3A-like encodes MSGQKKRNFQIEAFKHRVVVDPKYAEKTWKILEHAIHEIYNHNASGLSFEELYRNAYNMVLHKFGEKLYSGLVTTMTHHLKEISKSIEAAQGELFLEELNRKWAEHNKALQMIRDILMYMDRTFIPSTHKTPVHELGLNLWRDVVIHASKTRSRLLDTLLELVHRERSGEVINRGLMRNIIKMLMDLGSTVYQDDFEKHFLEVSADFYRCESQEFIESCDCGNYLKKAERRLTEEMERVSHYLDARSEAKITNVVEKEMIESHMNRLVHMESSGLVNMLVDDKYDDLGRMYSLFRRVQNGLVIVRDVMTAYIRDTGKQLITDPERLRDPVDFVQRLLDLKDKYDKVINLAFNNDKTFQNALNSSFEYFINLNARCPEFISLFVDDKLRKGLRGVSEEDVEVVLDKVMMLFRYLQEKDVFEKYYKQHLAKRLLSGKTVSDDAERSLIVKLKTECGYQFTSKLEGMFTDMKTSQDTMHGFYSTVGPQLGDSPTLTVQVLTTGSWPTQPSATCNLPAEILWVCETFKNYYLGTHSGRRLSWQTNMGTADLKATFGKGQKHELNVSTYQMCVLMLFNNTDRLTYKEIEQATEIPAIDLKRCLQSLACVKGKNVLRKEPMSKDIAEEDAFFINDKFTSKFFKVKIGTVVAQRESEPENLETRQRVEEDRKPQIEAAIVRIMKSRRFLDHNNIVAEVTKQLQGRFLPNPVVIKKRIESLIEREFLERDKTDRKLYRYLA; translated from the exons ATGAGTGGTCAGAAGAAGAGGAACTTCCAAATTGAAGCCTTCAAACATCGGGTCGTGGTTGATCCGAAGTACGCTGAGAAGACGTGGAAGATCCTGGAACATGCGATTCATGAAATTTACAATCACAATGCTAGCGGGCTCAGCTTCGAGGAGCTCTACAG GAATGCTTACAATATGGTTCTGCACAAATTTGGAGAGAAACTCTACTCCGGTTTGGTGACAACCATGACTCATCATCTAAAAGAAATATCTAAGTCAATTGAAGCTGCTCAGGGAGAGTTGTTTCTGGAAGAGCTGAACCGGAAATGGGCAGAGCATAACAAAGCGTTGCAGATGATCCGAGACATATTGATGTACATGGATAGGACCTTCATCCCAAGCACCCACAAGACCCCTGTTCATGAGCTTGGGTTGAACTTGTGGAGGGATGTTGTTATCCATGCTAGCAAAACCCGGTCTAGGCTTTTGGATACACTTCTTGAGCTTGTGCACAGAGAAAGGAGTGGGGAAGTAATTAACAGAGGCTTGATGAGGAATATTATAAAAATGTTAATGGATTTAGGTTCTACTGTTTACCAAGATGACTTTGAGAAGCATTTTCTTGAGGTCTCAGCTGATTTTTACCGCTGTGAGTCTCAAGAGTTCATAGAGTCATGCGATTGTGGGAACTATTTAAAGAAGGCTGAGAGACGCTTAACGGAAGAGATGGAGAGAGTGTCCCATTATTTGGATGCTAGAAGTGAAGCTAAGATAACTAATGTGGTGGAGAAGGAGATGATTGAAAGTCACATGAACAGACTAGTTCACATGGAGAGCTCAGGTTTAGTTAATATGCTTGTGGATGACAAATATGATGACTTGGGAAGAATGTATAGCTTGTTCCGCAGGGTGCAGAATGGACTTGTAATAGTACGAGATGTCATGACCGCTTACATCCGAGATACTGGTAAGCAGCTAATTACTGACCCAGAAAGGTTAAGGGATCCTGTAGATTTTGTGCAACGTCTCCTGGATTTGAAGGATAAATATGACAAAGTTATCAACTTGGCATTTAACAATGACAAAACATTCCAAAATGCTCTAAATTCCTCCTTTGAATACTTCATTAATTTGAATGCCCGGTGCCCTGAATTCATTTCTCTGTTTGTGGATGACAAGCTTCGGAAAGGACTGAGAGGGGTTAGCGAGGAGGATGTAGAGGTTGTACTGGACAAGGTCATGATGCTTTTCCGTTATCTTCAAGAGAAAGACGTCTTTGAAAAGTATTACAAGCAGCACTTGGCAAAGAGGCTTCTTTCTGGGAAGACTGTTTCTGATGATGCGGAAAGAAGTCTGATTGTTAAGCTCAAAACAGAGTGCGGATATCAGTTTACTTCTAAATTGGAGGGTATGTTTACTGATATGAAGACCTCTCAGGATACGATGCATGGATTCTACTCAACTGTGGGACCTCAGTTAGGCGATAGCCCAACGCTAACTGTCCAGGTCCTCACCACAGGTTCATGGCCTACTCAACCAAGTGCCACGTGCAACCTTCCAGCAGAAATTTTGTGGGTATGTGAGACGTTCAAGAATTACTATCTTGGGACCCATAGTGGCCGGAGATTGTCGTGGCAAACTAATATGGGCACAGCTGATTTGAAAGCGACTTTTGGAAAGGGCCAGAAGCATGAGCTGAATGTTTCCACATATCAGATGTGTGTACTGATGCTATTTAACAACACTGACCGGTTGACATATAAGGAAATTGAGCAGGCCACAGAGATACCAGCCATTGACTTGAAGAGGTGCCTGCAATCTCTGGCCTGTGTTAAGGGGAAGAATGTTCTTCGGAAGGAGCCAATGAGCAAGGACATAGCTGAGGAGGATGCCTTCTTCATTAATGACAAGTTCACAAGCAAGTTCTTCAAGGTAAAGATCGGTACTGTGGTTGCGCAAAGGGAGTCTGAACCAGAAAATCTAGAAACCCGACAGAGAGTAGAGGAAGACAGGAAGCCCCAGATTGAGGCAGCAATTGTGAGGATCATGAAGTCAAGGCGGTTCCTGGATCACAATAACATTGTTGCTGAGGTGACGAAACAGCTGCAGGGGCGATTCTTGCCCAACCCTGTTGTAATAAAGAAACGAATCGAGTCCCTAATTGAGCGGGAGTTTTTGGAGAGGGATAAAACAGATAGAAAATTGTACAGGTACCttgcttga
- the LOC137709264 gene encoding uncharacterized protein, whose translation MSHANLMNNYFNLNSMHTEEDFRRRFQMRRHVFERLLRDVQQVNPDFRQKWNRARRPGFSPHQNATVALQMMAYGSSADSMDEIHGMSEFTCLDTLEQLCDIIVQVYKNEYLREPNQEDLNRLIHKAEDRGFPSMIGSLDCMH comes from the coding sequence ATGTCGCATGCCAAtttgatgaacaactacttcaacctcAACTCGATGCACAcagaagaggatttcagacgTCGCTTCCAGATGAGGCGTCATGTCTTCGAGCGTTTACTTCGTGATGTCCAGCAGGTCAATCCAGACTTTCGGCAGAAGTGGAACAGAGCACGCCgccctggtttctcacctcatcagaatGCTACTGTTGCACTTCAAATGATGGCCTATGGATCTTCAGCTGATTCGATGGATGAAATCCATGGTATGTCTGAGTTTACATGTCTTGATACTCTTGAACAATTATGTGACATAATTGTTCAAGTTTACAAAAACGAGTACCTCCGtgagccaaatcaagaagatctgaatCGGCTCATTCACAAAGCTGAAGACCGTGGGTTTCCGagcatgatagggtcattagactgcatgcattAA
- the LOC137708065 gene encoding small ribosomal subunit protein uS4y-like, producing MVHVVHYRNYGKTFKKPRRPYEKERLDAELKLVGEYGLRAKRELWRVQYSLSRIRNAARELLTLDEKNPRRIFEGEALLRRMNRYGLLDESQNKLDYVLALTVENFLERRLQTLVFKTGMAKSIHHARVLIRQRHIRVGRQVVNIPSFMVRVDSQKHIDFSLTSPLGGGRPGRVKRRNQKAAAKKAAGGDGDEEEEE from the exons ATGGTGCACGTCGTCCATTACCGCAACT ATGGGAAGACCTTCAAGAAGCCACGTCGTCCTTATGAGAAGGAACGTTTAGATGCTGAGCTGAAGCTTGTTGGAGAATATGGACTCCGCGCAAAGAGGGAACTGTGGAGGGTACAGTACTCTCTGAGCCGTATCCGTAATGCTGCCAGAGAACTTCTTACCCTGGATGAGAAAAATCCTCGCCGTATCTTTGAGGGTGAGGCTCTTCTTCGCAGGATGAACAGGTATGGGCTTCTGGATGAGAGCCAGAACAAGCTCGATTATGTGTTGGCTTTGACAGTGGAGAACTTTTTGGAGCGTCGTCTTCAAACCCTTGTGTTCAAAACTGGTATGGCCAAGTCCATTCACCACGCCAGAGTTCTCATCAGGCAAAGGCACATCAG GGTCGGAAGGCAGGTGGTCAACATCCCATCTTTCATGGTGAGGGTGGACTCCCAGAAGCACATTGACTTCTCTCTCACCAGTCCCCTCGGAGGTGGGCGCCCTGGAAGGGTGAAGAGAAGGAACCAGAAGGCCGCTGCCAAGAAGGCTGCTGGTGGTGATGgcgacgaagaggaagaagaatga